One part of the Spiribacter salinus M19-40 genome encodes these proteins:
- the phoB gene encoding phosphate regulon transcriptional regulator PhoB: protein MASILLVEDEEAIREMIAMSLERAGYRVRHAESAEDADAAIRLSQPDLILLDWMLPGENGIDFARRLKRDRATRDLPIIMLTARDAEADRVKGLDIGADDYVAKPFSPKELLARIKAVLRRAQPAAGDQPVEIRGLRLDPVSHRIAADGRAVTLGPTEYRLLHFLMTHPDRVFNRAQLLDNVWGANVYVEERTVDVHVRRLRKGLAPTGHDDLVQTVRGAGYRFSAE, encoded by the coding sequence GTGGCAAGCATTCTGCTGGTGGAGGACGAAGAGGCGATCCGGGAGATGATTGCAATGTCCCTGGAGCGGGCGGGCTATCGCGTGCGTCACGCCGAGTCAGCGGAGGATGCCGACGCGGCGATTCGACTGAGCCAGCCGGATCTGATTCTGCTGGACTGGATGTTGCCGGGCGAAAACGGTATCGATTTTGCGCGTCGTCTCAAGCGCGACCGGGCCACGCGGGATCTGCCGATCATTATGCTCACGGCTCGGGATGCCGAAGCGGATCGCGTCAAGGGACTGGATATTGGCGCGGATGACTACGTCGCGAAGCCGTTCTCACCCAAGGAGCTCCTTGCACGAATCAAGGCTGTGCTGCGGCGTGCCCAGCCGGCAGCCGGTGACCAACCGGTCGAAATCCGTGGCCTGCGGCTTGATCCCGTCAGTCATCGCATTGCGGCAGACGGACGGGCCGTTACGCTGGGGCCTACGGAGTACCGCCTGTTGCACTTCCTGATGACCCACCCGGATCGTGTATTCAATCGGGCGCAGCTTCTCGATAATGTATGGGGAGCGAACGTTTACGTTGAGGAGCGAACCGTCGATGTTCATGTCCGCAGGCTGCGCAAAGGGTTGGCGCCGACGGGTCACGACGATCTGGTGCAGACGGTGCGTGGGGCCGGGTACCGCTTCTCTGCCGAATAG
- the phoR gene encoding phosphate regulon sensor histidine kinase PhoR, whose amino-acid sequence MLSSNPWPAALARLLFGGAFFLLAGLVTGHLLASLLLGAASLLVYNGIQLYRLEYWLRRTRKQAPPGAEGVWGDVFEGLNRQQQRHRLRRRRLAMLLRRFRESANALPDGAIVLNEYGEMQWWNQIAARYLPLNWPQDQGQRIANLVRHPDFAAYLVRADWSEPVKIPAPQDSDRTLEIRMVPYGNDQQLLLARDVSQVHRLETMRRDFVGNISHELRTPLTVLRGMSEQMAEMALPEADALERPLGLMEQQIERMSRLVDDLLMLSRLETEAPEAEHMALDMSDLLSGVADEARTLSDGRHAITLTVDEALTIRGDRDELRSAFSNLLTNAIKYTEPGGRIDVRWFEAAGVACLAIADTGRGIAPQHLPRLTERFYRVDSGRSTRDGGTGLGLAIVKHVLSRHNARLEVNSEPGVGSTFSCIFPDPVREAQPASRADDRGA is encoded by the coding sequence ATGTTGAGCAGTAATCCCTGGCCCGCGGCGCTGGCCCGGCTGCTGTTCGGCGGCGCCTTCTTTTTACTGGCCGGGCTGGTCACGGGTCATCTGCTCGCCAGCTTGCTGCTGGGTGCTGCCAGCCTACTGGTCTATAACGGCATACAGCTTTATCGACTCGAATACTGGCTGCGCCGGACGCGCAAACAGGCGCCGCCGGGTGCCGAAGGCGTCTGGGGTGATGTCTTTGAGGGGCTGAACCGCCAGCAGCAACGTCATCGACTACGGCGTCGCCGGCTCGCGATGCTCTTGCGGCGCTTTCGGGAAAGCGCCAATGCCCTGCCGGACGGCGCGATCGTGCTCAATGAATACGGCGAGATGCAGTGGTGGAATCAGATCGCGGCCCGCTATCTGCCGCTGAACTGGCCGCAGGATCAAGGCCAGCGCATTGCCAACCTTGTCCGTCACCCGGACTTTGCCGCCTATCTGGTCCGAGCAGACTGGAGCGAACCGGTCAAAATCCCGGCCCCGCAGGACTCGGATCGCACGCTTGAGATACGGATGGTGCCCTACGGCAACGATCAACAGCTGCTGTTGGCACGCGATGTCTCGCAGGTCCATCGCCTCGAGACAATGCGCCGCGACTTCGTGGGCAACATTAGCCATGAGCTGCGCACGCCGCTGACCGTGTTGCGGGGGATGAGCGAGCAAATGGCGGAAATGGCGTTGCCCGAGGCTGATGCACTGGAGCGACCGCTCGGCCTCATGGAACAGCAGATCGAGCGCATGAGCCGGTTGGTGGACGACTTGTTGATGCTCTCGCGCCTGGAGACTGAAGCCCCCGAGGCTGAGCACATGGCCCTGGATATGTCCGATCTGCTAAGCGGGGTCGCTGATGAGGCGCGCACGCTGAGTGACGGACGCCACGCCATTACGCTGACGGTCGATGAGGCGCTGACCATTCGCGGCGATCGGGACGAGCTGCGGAGCGCGTTTTCAAACCTGCTCACCAATGCGATTAAGTACACGGAACCGGGTGGGCGGATCGACGTGCGCTGGTTTGAGGCGGCGGGCGTTGCTTGCCTGGCCATTGCAGATACGGGTCGGGGTATCGCACCCCAGCACCTACCTCGTCTCACCGAGCGGTTTTATCGCGTAGACAGTGGTCGATCGACACGAGACGGGGGGACCGGGCTCGGCCTGGCTATCGTCAAACATGTGCTCTCGCGCCATAACGCCCGGTTGGAGGTAAACAGCGAACCCGGGGTGGGGAGCACCTTCTCGTGCATCTTCCCCGACCCGGTTCGTGAGGCCCAGCCCGCCTCCCGGGCGGATGACCGCGGCGCTTGA